The following are encoded together in the Planococcus antarcticus DSM 14505 genome:
- a CDS encoding DEAD/DEAH box helicase, protein MTFINELSPIWQEKWEKAGFETAMPIQEQMIPEMLAGNDIVAESPTGSGKTLAYVLPILERVNPEKPAIQAMIVAPSQELSMQIVNVLREWTEDTDVTVTQLIGGANMQRQLEKLKKKPTIVVGTPGRLNELVKTKKLKMHEIRILVLDEGDQLMAREHRGIMKDLIEKTQHERQLVLVSATITEEIELVAERLMQHPTRLQVTAEDLPMFGKVTHSFVKVDERDKTEMLRSISHIPDMKGLAFVNNLDQLLMKENKLKFRDAKIVTLHSEMKKDERKKALDAFRKGEVAVLIATEVAARGLDIDLVTHVIHVDVPQTVEQYLHRSGRTGRAGADGEVLTLLAYSDERHYKKFTKELPSKPVQKVIHGGKLIEGSSKTIATKGNKR, encoded by the coding sequence ATGACTTTTATAAATGAATTAAGCCCAATATGGCAAGAAAAATGGGAGAAAGCTGGATTCGAAACAGCTATGCCGATTCAAGAACAAATGATTCCGGAAATGTTGGCTGGCAATGATATTGTTGCAGAATCTCCGACAGGTTCAGGTAAGACTTTGGCATACGTCTTGCCAATATTAGAGCGAGTTAATCCAGAAAAACCGGCAATCCAAGCAATGATCGTTGCTCCGTCACAGGAATTGTCGATGCAGATTGTTAATGTATTACGTGAATGGACAGAAGATACTGACGTGACAGTTACTCAGTTGATCGGCGGTGCAAATATGCAGCGTCAATTGGAGAAACTCAAGAAAAAGCCGACGATTGTAGTGGGGACGCCAGGACGCCTAAATGAATTGGTGAAAACCAAAAAGCTAAAAATGCATGAAATCCGAATTTTGGTATTGGATGAAGGCGATCAGCTAATGGCACGGGAACATCGGGGCATCATGAAGGACTTGATTGAAAAAACTCAACATGAACGCCAATTGGTGCTGGTATCAGCTACTATTACTGAAGAAATAGAATTGGTGGCGGAACGTTTGATGCAGCATCCGACACGTCTCCAAGTGACAGCGGAAGATCTGCCGATGTTTGGAAAAGTAACACATTCCTTCGTCAAAGTGGATGAGCGCGACAAAACCGAAATGCTGCGTAGTATTTCGCATATCCCAGACATGAAAGGTTTGGCATTTGTTAATAATCTGGATCAATTGCTAATGAAGGAAAATAAATTGAAATTCCGTGATGCGAAAATCGTAACCTTGCATTCGGAGATGAAAAAAGATGAACGTAAAAAAGCATTGGATGCTTTCCGAAAAGGAGAAGTGGCTGTGTTGATCGCTACAGAAGTAGCGGCTCGTGGATTGGATATTGACTTAGTGACGCATGTCATCCACGTCGACGTTCCTCAAACGGTCGAGCAGTATTTGCATCGCTCAGGAAGAACCGGAAGAGCAGGAGCAGATGGAGAAGTACTGACTTTATTGGCGTATTCCGATGAGCGTCATTATAAGAAGTTCACTAAGGAACTGCCTTCTAAACCTGTTCAAAAAGTGATCCATGGTGGAAAACTGATCGAAGGTTCTAGCAAAACCATTGCGACAAAGGGGAATAAACGATGA
- a CDS encoding excinuclease ABC subunit UvrA, which produces MTDKKDEIILRGLQENNLKNIDLNIPKEKINVFTGLSGSGKSSVVFDTLATESRRQMTLNYPLYVRHQMPRYERPHANLMQHLSPVVVVEQKPIRGNSRSTIGTYMDIDPLIRLLFSRIGSPSIGSATEFSSDSSFGKCPECSGYGEVIAPDITKIIDDTKSLRESAVKFKPLSPSGWQGRWMVDGGLFDPDTPIKDFSKEKYNLLVYGPPEGERAFATYYTKDGSQDYEWDGIIPRFVRLYINRDVSKLKKTSQEDVLAMSTHTLCPTCEGSGLNPKVLECKINGFNIAHYDHLELTELLVELAKIKDPIGKSIAQQVYPNVKQLVDLGLGYLSLTRKMGTLSGGEAQRVKIARHLGSSLNNITYIFDEPSAGLHPQEIEMLTQMLESLRDNYNTVVVIEHNLAVIKTADEIIEMGPGAGVSGGEVVYQGEQEGLKVASAITTLDHKLAINKNPRKVESRFSIQNASDNNLKNINVEIPKNVLVSVCGVSGSGKSSLLFGAFLERYPETISVSQGGIGTSSRSTLATYMGIMNDIRSILSKETGQPAGLFSFNSLGACPICDGKGVTTPDVAFADPVTVTCEACRGTRYSDKALSYRYEGKNIVEILELTIDETNTYLKMPKIIRKVDTLKDVGLGYLTLGQTTSSLSGGEVQRLKLASQLKKEGQIYLLDEPSLGLHTKDNDHLLDVFQSLVNKGNSVIIIEHNLNFIAASDWVIEMGPGGGKKGGQLLFEGTPDEMLSSSTVTAKWLKEGAKE; this is translated from the coding sequence ATGACTGATAAAAAAGATGAAATCATTTTGAGAGGACTTCAAGAAAATAATTTAAAAAATATAGATTTAAACATCCCAAAAGAGAAAATTAATGTTTTTACCGGTCTTTCAGGGTCAGGGAAAAGCTCAGTGGTGTTTGATACATTAGCAACGGAAAGCAGAAGGCAAATGACATTGAATTACCCTCTTTATGTTAGACATCAAATGCCGAGGTACGAAAGACCTCATGCTAACTTGATGCAACACTTAAGTCCAGTTGTCGTTGTGGAACAGAAACCAATAAGAGGAAATTCCCGCTCAACTATTGGCACTTATATGGATATTGATCCATTGATCCGACTGTTGTTCTCAAGAATCGGCAGTCCATCGATCGGTTCAGCCACTGAATTTTCGAGTGATAGTTCTTTCGGTAAATGCCCAGAATGTAGTGGTTACGGAGAAGTCATTGCACCTGATATAACAAAAATAATCGATGACACGAAATCACTCAGAGAATCCGCAGTGAAATTTAAACCGCTATCTCCTTCAGGGTGGCAAGGCAGATGGATGGTGGATGGCGGATTATTTGATCCTGACACACCCATTAAAGATTTCTCAAAAGAAAAGTATAATCTTTTAGTATATGGACCACCGGAAGGCGAGCGGGCATTTGCTACTTATTATACAAAAGACGGCTCTCAGGACTACGAATGGGATGGAATAATTCCGAGATTTGTACGTCTTTACATTAATAGAGATGTCTCTAAGCTAAAAAAAACGTCTCAAGAAGATGTCTTAGCTATGTCTACACACACATTATGCCCGACCTGTGAAGGTTCGGGATTAAATCCCAAAGTACTAGAATGCAAAATTAACGGCTTTAATATCGCACATTACGACCATTTGGAGCTGACAGAACTGCTGGTTGAACTGGCAAAAATAAAAGATCCTATCGGAAAATCAATTGCACAGCAAGTGTATCCAAATGTAAAACAACTTGTTGATTTGGGATTGGGTTATTTAAGTCTCACTAGAAAAATGGGTACTTTATCTGGCGGGGAAGCGCAACGAGTGAAAATTGCGCGTCATTTAGGCAGCAGCTTAAATAACATTACCTATATTTTTGATGAACCCAGTGCGGGACTTCATCCACAAGAAATAGAGATGTTAACTCAAATGTTGGAAAGCTTGCGAGATAACTACAATACCGTAGTCGTCATCGAACATAATTTAGCTGTAATAAAAACAGCAGATGAAATAATAGAGATGGGTCCAGGAGCGGGCGTGAGTGGTGGAGAAGTGGTTTATCAAGGCGAACAAGAAGGGTTAAAAGTAGCCTCAGCCATAACCACTTTAGATCATAAACTCGCAATCAATAAAAACCCCAGAAAAGTAGAAAGCCGGTTCTCGATACAAAATGCCTCCGATAACAACTTGAAAAATATAAACGTGGAAATTCCAAAAAATGTTTTGGTTTCTGTGTGTGGCGTTTCAGGTTCCGGCAAAAGCTCTTTACTATTTGGCGCATTTTTAGAGAGGTATCCCGAAACAATCTCGGTTAGTCAAGGCGGCATCGGAACTTCCAGCCGTTCGACACTCGCTACTTATATGGGAATTATGAATGACATTCGGTCGATTCTTTCAAAAGAAACGGGACAGCCAGCGGGACTGTTCAGCTTTAATTCGTTGGGGGCGTGTCCTATCTGCGATGGCAAAGGCGTCACCACGCCAGACGTAGCTTTTGCGGATCCAGTGACCGTCACATGTGAGGCTTGTAGAGGTACAAGGTATTCAGATAAAGCATTGTCTTATCGCTATGAAGGAAAAAATATAGTGGAAATTTTAGAACTCACGATCGACGAAACAAATACTTATTTGAAAATGCCAAAAATCATAAGAAAAGTAGATACGTTAAAAGATGTAGGGTTGGGGTATTTGACGTTAGGACAGACGACAAGTTCGCTAAGCGGAGGAGAAGTGCAACGTCTCAAACTGGCCAGCCAACTTAAAAAAGAAGGGCAAATCTATCTGTTAGATGAGCCTTCATTAGGGTTGCATACAAAAGATAATGATCATTTATTAGACGTTTTCCAAAGCCTCGTAAACAAAGGAAACTCTGTAATCATCATCGAACACAATCTAAACTTTATTGCAGCGAGTGACTGGGTAATCGAAATGGGTCCAGGCGGGGGAAAGAAGGGTGGACAACTATTGTTTGAAGGAACACCAGACGAGATGCTGAGCTCAAGCACAGTGACAGCGAAATGGTTAAAAGAAGGTGCGAAGGAATAG
- a CDS encoding cytochrome d ubiquinol oxidase subunit II has translation MTLEIIGISVLWLFLFLYVIVASIDFGAGFFNAYSSFVGKQHILTGVIQRYLSPVWEVTNVFFVFFFVGIIGFFPKTAFYYGTTLLVPASIALILLAIRGSYYAFATYGAKINHRGYIYMYGLSGLLLPAALSPVLAMSEGGFILMDNGQPYLDYWALFTSPLTWSIVVLSLTAVLYISATFLTWYSAKAGDAKATHLMRKYSLIWAGPAIITATGIIYELRGHNPEHYARILDLWWIFAVSFLLFAGTVYLIWKKRHYGWAFILLIGQFFTAFFAYGASHYPYLLYPYLTIYDSFTNEAMAIALIIAFIAGLFLLLPSLYLLFRLFLFDKDYIEGKSDYHA, from the coding sequence ATGACTCTAGAAATTATTGGGATTTCTGTTTTATGGTTATTTCTGTTTTTATACGTCATCGTGGCGTCGATCGATTTCGGTGCCGGCTTCTTTAATGCTTATAGCTCTTTTGTCGGCAAGCAACATATCTTAACAGGCGTTATTCAGCGTTACTTATCTCCAGTTTGGGAAGTGACCAATGTCTTCTTTGTTTTCTTCTTTGTTGGGATCATCGGGTTTTTCCCGAAAACCGCTTTTTATTACGGTACGACTTTATTAGTACCAGCGAGTATCGCCTTGATTTTGTTGGCGATTCGCGGTTCCTATTACGCGTTTGCAACGTACGGAGCTAAAATCAACCACAGAGGCTATATTTATATGTACGGCTTGTCCGGACTTTTGCTGCCGGCTGCTTTGTCGCCGGTGCTTGCCATGTCTGAAGGTGGCTTTATCCTAATGGATAATGGCCAGCCTTATCTGGATTACTGGGCCTTGTTCACGAGCCCACTGACATGGAGTATTGTGGTGTTAAGCTTAACAGCAGTCCTTTACATCTCGGCTACGTTCCTGACCTGGTATTCGGCTAAAGCCGGTGACGCCAAAGCTACCCATTTAATGCGCAAATATTCGTTGATTTGGGCGGGACCTGCCATTATCACGGCTACCGGCATTATCTACGAACTGCGCGGCCATAATCCGGAGCATTACGCGCGTATTCTTGACTTGTGGTGGATATTCGCTGTTTCGTTCTTGTTGTTTGCCGGTACGGTTTACCTGATCTGGAAAAAACGTCATTACGGATGGGCTTTCATTTTGTTGATAGGTCAGTTCTTTACAGCGTTCTTCGCGTACGGTGCTTCTCATTATCCATATTTACTGTATCCGTATTTGACGATTTACGACAGCTTTACAAATGAAGCCATGGCAATTGCATTGATCATTGCATTTATTGCAGGACTGTTCTTATTGTTGCCGTCGCTCTACTTATTGTTCCGTCTGTTCTTGTTCGATAAGGATTACATCGAAGGAAAATCGGATTACCACGCATAG
- the rlmD gene encoding 23S rRNA (uracil(1939)-C(5))-methyltransferase RlmD — protein sequence MKPVNKNDRITVHVEDLTHDGAGVAKVDGYPLFIPGALPGEDVLVHVLKTLKSYGFAKLIEIQQASPFRVDAPCPVFDTCGGCQIQHLSYEGQMTFKQKLVRDAITRIGKLPDVPVHPVKGMEHPWRYRNKSQIPFGTQDGKVVAGFYQPRSHDIADTDTCLIQTPEADAIMVALKKNLIEMGIEPYEEATHRGMLRHVVVRKARATGEIMVVLVTKKKKFPQAARAIELIQATVPEVTSIVQNINSEKTNVIFGEETLTLWGKDVIEDRIGDVRFEISARSFYQINPEQTEVLYGQALEYAQLTGEETVIDAYCGIGTISLFLAQQAKFVMGVEIVPQAIEDAKRNAELNGLANTLFEAGPAEQVIPRWYKEGKKADVLVVDPPRKGCDEQLLRTILKQRPTRVVYVSCNPATLARDLRILEDGGYSTKEVQPVDMFPQSTHVECVAHLELR from the coding sequence TTGAAACCAGTAAACAAAAATGACCGAATAACAGTCCATGTAGAAGACTTGACGCACGATGGTGCAGGTGTAGCAAAAGTTGACGGCTACCCGTTATTCATCCCAGGCGCTTTACCGGGAGAAGATGTCTTAGTTCATGTGCTGAAAACCTTGAAATCATATGGCTTTGCAAAGTTGATTGAAATACAGCAAGCCTCACCGTTCCGTGTGGATGCCCCGTGTCCGGTTTTTGATACGTGTGGAGGCTGCCAGATACAGCACTTATCCTACGAAGGGCAAATGACCTTTAAACAGAAGTTGGTGCGCGATGCTATCACACGGATAGGCAAATTGCCGGACGTGCCAGTGCATCCAGTGAAAGGCATGGAACATCCGTGGCGTTACCGCAATAAATCTCAGATCCCATTTGGCACGCAAGATGGCAAAGTTGTAGCTGGATTTTATCAGCCGCGGTCGCATGATATTGCAGATACAGATACATGTTTGATTCAAACGCCTGAAGCGGATGCTATTATGGTCGCTTTGAAAAAGAACTTGATTGAGATGGGCATTGAACCTTATGAAGAAGCGACACACCGTGGCATGCTCCGCCATGTAGTGGTCCGAAAAGCCCGCGCTACTGGAGAAATTATGGTGGTGCTGGTGACTAAGAAAAAGAAATTCCCTCAAGCGGCTCGCGCCATTGAATTGATTCAAGCAACAGTCCCTGAAGTTACGTCGATTGTCCAGAACATCAACAGTGAGAAAACCAATGTTATTTTTGGCGAAGAGACGTTGACGCTGTGGGGCAAAGATGTCATAGAAGATCGAATTGGAGACGTTCGATTTGAAATTTCCGCGCGTTCTTTTTACCAAATCAATCCTGAACAAACAGAAGTTCTTTACGGACAGGCGCTTGAATATGCTCAGTTGACGGGTGAGGAAACTGTCATCGATGCGTATTGCGGCATTGGTACGATTTCGCTATTTCTTGCACAGCAAGCTAAATTTGTTATGGGTGTTGAAATTGTGCCACAAGCCATTGAAGATGCAAAACGCAATGCGGAGTTGAACGGCTTAGCCAATACATTGTTCGAAGCAGGACCTGCCGAACAGGTCATTCCCCGCTGGTACAAAGAAGGCAAGAAGGCTGACGTGTTAGTGGTTGACCCTCCGCGTAAGGGCTGTGATGAGCAGTTGCTACGGACTATTCTCAAACAGCGTCCGACACGTGTTGTCTATGTGTCTTGCAACCCGGCAACATTGGCGCGTGATTTGCGTATATTAGAAGACGGCGGCTACAGCACCAAAGAAGTGCAGCCTGTCGACATGTTCCCACAGTCCACACATGTGGAATGTGTAGCACATTTGGAACTAAGATAA
- a CDS encoding amidase family protein produces MHDKKLEMYRKNQLDEMTFAEIQQEMTNSNLTSEKLVLMYKETISVRNKETNAVFEIHPEALPIAQALDFERQQTGPRSFLHGIPILLKDNIDTGDKMHTSAGSLALENHYALRDAKIVENLRRAGAVILGKANMTERANFMSEKMTNGYSSRGGQVKNSYGEFDVGGIYIS; encoded by the coding sequence ATGCATGATAAAAAACTAGAGATGTATCGTAAGAATCAGTTGGATGAAATGACATTTGCCGAAATACAGCAAGAGATGACGAACAGCAATTTAACTTCCGAAAAATTAGTTTTAATGTACAAAGAAACAATTTCAGTACGCAATAAAGAAACAAACGCAGTCTTTGAAATACATCCAGAAGCGTTACCAATTGCACAAGCACTTGATTTTGAACGACAACAAACGGGGCCGCGTTCATTTTTGCATGGCATTCCCATTTTGCTGAAAGACAATATAGATACCGGCGATAAAATGCATACAAGCGCAGGTTCTTTAGCGCTTGAAAACCACTATGCATTGCGTGATGCTAAAATCGTAGAGAACTTACGCCGAGCAGGAGCTGTTATTCTTGGCAAAGCCAATATGACAGAACGGGCAAATTTCATGTCGGAAAAAATGACCAACGGCTATAGCTCACGAGGCGGACAAGTGAAAAATTCATACGGGGAATTTGATGTCGGGGGAATCTATATAAGTTGA
- the cydS gene encoding cytochrome bd oxidase small subunit CydS, with protein MQDFMIFYAPFLVLFGAIIFGFWFSLKDGPVTKDRE; from the coding sequence ATGCAGGATTTCATGATATTTTATGCACCATTTCTGGTTTTGTTCGGAGCCATTATTTTTGGTTTCTGGTTCTCGCTAAAAGATGGTCCCGTTACGAAAGACCGGGAATAA
- a CDS encoding Fur-regulated basic protein FbpA, whose product MEQIPESKFTNKRETIIQGLVEQNVFKINGRQLYETSFYELMKTYIENEKAG is encoded by the coding sequence ATGGAACAAATACCCGAGTCAAAATTCACTAACAAGCGTGAAACCATTATTCAGGGACTAGTCGAACAAAATGTCTTTAAAATCAATGGACGCCAATTGTATGAAACTTCATTTTATGAGTTGATGAAAACCTATATAGAAAATGAAAAAGCCGGTTGA
- a CDS encoding cytochrome ubiquinol oxidase subunit I has translation MEFQDPAFLSRILTLLTLSFHILYATIGVGVPLMIMIAQWVGIKKKDEHYILLARRWARGFVITVAVGVVTGTAIGLQLSLLWPNFMQLAGNVIALPLFMEVFAFFFEAIFLGIYLYTWDRFEDQRKHFLLLIPVALGAAASSVFITIVNAFMNQPQGFEILNGEMVNVSPLLAMFSPAVPTKVAHVMATAFMTSAFVLASIAALRMLGGSNHIYHKKALFLTMKLGLVFAIATALIGDFSGKYLAEYQPEKLAAAEWHFETEENAGLVMFGILDGEEVKYAIRIPYALSILAHSNPFAEVTGLNEFPEDEIPPLWIHYLFDTMVTIGMWLAFFSFVYVVAAFRNWSFIRKRWFRWLIVAGGPLALIAIEAGWWFTEVGRQPWILRGHMKVSEGATTSGNVDLMIVLFAGLYLILGIGTVVVLTRMYRRNPVENELAERERGKGGEEE, from the coding sequence TTGGAATTTCAAGACCCGGCTTTTCTGAGTCGCATTCTAACGTTATTGACTTTATCATTCCATATTCTTTACGCAACGATAGGCGTAGGTGTCCCTCTCATGATCATGATCGCCCAATGGGTAGGCATCAAGAAAAAAGACGAACATTATATTTTACTGGCTCGCCGTTGGGCCAGAGGATTTGTTATCACGGTTGCAGTAGGTGTTGTAACCGGTACGGCGATCGGCTTACAGTTATCGCTGCTATGGCCGAACTTCATGCAATTGGCAGGAAATGTAATTGCTCTGCCATTGTTTATGGAAGTTTTCGCATTTTTCTTCGAAGCCATCTTTCTGGGGATTTATCTCTATACATGGGATCGCTTTGAAGATCAGCGGAAGCATTTTCTGTTGCTTATTCCGGTTGCGCTTGGTGCAGCCGCATCTTCTGTTTTTATTACAATCGTTAACGCCTTTATGAACCAGCCGCAGGGCTTTGAAATACTGAATGGTGAAATGGTCAATGTCAGTCCGCTACTGGCTATGTTCAGTCCGGCAGTGCCGACGAAAGTGGCGCACGTTATGGCCACTGCGTTCATGACCAGTGCATTTGTATTAGCTTCCATTGCAGCGCTTCGCATGTTAGGCGGTTCCAACCATATTTACCATAAGAAAGCTTTGTTCCTAACCATGAAGCTGGGACTGGTATTTGCTATTGCTACAGCTTTAATCGGCGACTTTTCAGGTAAATATTTGGCAGAGTACCAGCCGGAAAAACTGGCAGCTGCAGAATGGCATTTTGAAACTGAAGAAAATGCAGGCTTGGTTATGTTTGGTATTTTAGATGGCGAAGAGGTCAAGTATGCCATCAGAATTCCTTACGCGTTGAGTATTCTGGCGCACAGCAATCCGTTTGCTGAAGTTACCGGACTAAATGAATTCCCAGAAGATGAAATACCGCCGCTGTGGATCCATTATCTTTTCGATACGATGGTGACCATTGGCATGTGGCTGGCATTCTTCTCGTTTGTCTATGTAGTTGCTGCTTTCCGCAACTGGTCGTTCATTCGAAAAAGATGGTTCCGCTGGCTCATAGTAGCGGGAGGACCATTGGCGCTCATCGCTATTGAAGCCGGGTGGTGGTTCACGGAAGTGGGACGCCAGCCTTGGATTCTCAGAGGTCATATGAAGGTAAGCGAAGGAGCGACCACCAGCGGCAATGTGGATCTGATGATTGTTTTGTTCGCCGGCTTATATCTTATTCTGGGTATCGGTACGGTTGTTGTTCTGACAAGAATGTATAGGCGCAACCCGGTTGAAAATGAATTAGCAGAACGCGAACGCGGCAAAGGCGGTGAAGAAGAATGA
- a CDS encoding TetR/AcrR family transcriptional regulator has protein sequence MNPKKQQILSAAYNLFINKGYNPSSIQDILDEAGVSKGTFYKYFSSKAECLMAITEEIGSEIRQQRLAAALGMLTNDPEVLAEQLNIRIKLNLEKNLFSLYENIFYSQDPELKSFSIKQYTLEMEWISSRIIDVFGKEAAPYALENAAFVHGYVQQLIHLWRLVSEEELPADKLSSFVVRRLQATITLQIAAKDSFIGKLRLPTATLADHVSIKELSDMLEIYAEQTKNHANTQQLVQFLAIELAMETPRKALIESVLTTLANDKQIKSELSILIEQVWKHLDELA, from the coding sequence ATGAATCCTAAAAAACAACAAATCTTAAGCGCGGCCTACAATCTCTTCATCAATAAAGGCTATAACCCTTCTTCTATTCAAGACATCCTGGATGAAGCTGGCGTGTCCAAAGGAACTTTCTATAAATATTTCAGCTCTAAAGCAGAATGCCTCATGGCAATTACGGAAGAAATTGGAAGCGAAATTCGGCAACAACGATTGGCTGCAGCTCTCGGAATGCTGACCAACGATCCAGAGGTTCTGGCAGAACAACTAAATATTCGCATCAAGCTGAATCTTGAAAAAAATCTGTTTTCTCTCTACGAAAACATCTTCTATTCGCAGGATCCGGAACTAAAATCATTTTCCATTAAACAATATACGCTGGAAATGGAATGGATTTCTTCCCGAATCATTGATGTCTTTGGCAAAGAAGCCGCTCCGTATGCATTAGAGAATGCGGCTTTTGTCCATGGCTATGTTCAGCAACTGATTCACTTGTGGCGTCTCGTTTCTGAAGAAGAGTTGCCGGCAGATAAACTTTCTTCTTTCGTCGTTCGCCGTCTACAGGCGACTATTACTCTTCAAATCGCGGCGAAAGATAGCTTTATCGGCAAGCTTCGATTACCTACCGCCACTTTAGCTGACCATGTTAGTATTAAAGAGCTTTCCGATATGCTAGAAATATATGCTGAACAAACAAAAAACCACGCCAATACACAGCAGTTGGTGCAGTTTCTAGCAATAGAGTTGGCAATGGAAACACCAAGAAAGGCATTGATTGAAAGTGTCCTCACTACATTGGCTAACGATAAACAGATCAAATCTGAACTGTCGATATTGATAGAACAAGTATGGAAGCATTTAGACGAGTTGGCATAA
- a CDS encoding NUDIX hydrolase — translation MRTKRKVFAYITRGDEENRELLVFEYKGEPEVGLQVPGGTIEDDELLIDALYREVKEETGLPREVIDFIGKIHKYTYYPEHQDKAYERNIFHFEYTGKPIEQFEHTIKSHGRDNGMTLLFRWEPIKNLPQLAEEQDKAIELL, via the coding sequence GTGAGAACAAAGCGGAAAGTATTTGCATACATCACAAGAGGCGATGAAGAAAATCGTGAATTGCTTGTATTTGAATACAAAGGTGAACCGGAAGTTGGACTGCAAGTACCAGGTGGGACGATTGAAGACGATGAGCTCTTGATCGATGCCTTATACAGAGAAGTAAAAGAAGAAACAGGATTGCCGCGCGAAGTTATCGACTTCATCGGGAAAATCCATAAGTATACGTATTATCCTGAACATCAAGACAAAGCCTACGAGCGGAATATCTTTCATTTTGAATACACGGGTAAACCGATTGAGCAGTTTGAACATACCATCAAAAGCCATGGCCGAGACAACGGTATGACATTGTTGTTCCGGTGGGAGCCCATCAAAAATCTGCCGCAACTAGCAGAAGAGCAAGACAAGGCAATCGAACTTCTTTGA